One segment of Streptomyces sp. XD-27 DNA contains the following:
- a CDS encoding RNA polymerase sigma-70 factor — translation MSKVEEFEELRPLLFSIAYRILGSVGEAEDAVQETWLRFDGSATRPTSTKAFLSAAVTRISIDVLRSARVRREEYVGPWFPEPLLADPYEDPARSVELADSVSMAALLLLERLSPLERAVFVLREVFGFGFDEVAAAVGRSEAACRQLLVRARRHMEAGRPRFEAAREEREELASRFFDALREGDVAGLRELLAADVAMVGDGGGKAPQLARPVVGADNVARLLASVVPWLARIDVTFAPHEVNGQPGAIFRDRDGKVLHTMALDVLDGQIQTIRSVINPDKLGHVGPVADAWAIHREVRQVRRPAQ, via the coding sequence GTGAGCAAGGTCGAGGAGTTCGAGGAACTGCGGCCGCTGCTGTTCTCGATCGCCTATCGGATTCTGGGCAGCGTGGGTGAGGCCGAGGACGCGGTGCAGGAGACATGGCTGCGCTTCGACGGCTCGGCGACCCGGCCCACGTCGACCAAGGCGTTTCTGTCGGCCGCGGTGACGCGGATCTCGATCGACGTGCTGCGCTCGGCCCGTGTCCGACGGGAGGAGTACGTCGGGCCGTGGTTTCCCGAGCCGCTGCTCGCCGACCCTTACGAGGACCCGGCGCGGTCGGTGGAGCTGGCCGACTCGGTGTCGATGGCGGCGCTGCTGCTGCTGGAGCGGCTCAGCCCGCTGGAGCGGGCGGTGTTCGTGCTGCGGGAGGTCTTCGGCTTCGGGTTCGACGAGGTCGCCGCGGCGGTGGGGCGGTCGGAGGCGGCGTGCCGGCAGCTGCTGGTGCGGGCGCGGCGGCATATGGAGGCCGGGCGGCCGCGCTTCGAAGCGGCCCGCGAAGAGCGGGAGGAACTGGCGTCGCGGTTCTTCGACGCCCTCCGCGAAGGCGACGTCGCCGGCCTGCGGGAACTGCTCGCCGCCGACGTAGCGATGGTCGGCGACGGTGGTGGCAAGGCCCCGCAGCTGGCCAGGCCCGTCGTCGGCGCCGACAACGTGGCCCGGCTGCTTGCCTCCGTCGTCCCCTGGCTGGCCCGGATCGACGTGACGTTCGCGCCGCACGAGGTCAACGGCCAGCCGGGCGCGATCTTCCGCGACCGGGACGGCAAGGTGCTCCACACCATGGCGCTCGACGTACTCGACGGGCAGATCCAGACGATCCGCTCGGTGATCAACCCCGACAAGCTCGGGCACGTGGGCCCGGTAGCGGACGCCTGGGCGATCCACCGCGAAGTACGACAAGTGCGGCGACCCGCGCAGTAG
- a CDS encoding HEAT repeat domain-containing protein has product MFDPDIAPSGTLLGLLQRGRGDGTLHALAAPRAEALAALHHCVLRDPRRDWQVENRSLYYARLCLDLRADLGEIEQHLFHPDDLLDTAEERTGLALSVLGHLASYGRDDALLLLRRYAATGANWAWALDELALRDDDTALRALGPAVLARFPCTPDGDAELAAAARGAYEPRPWRLWADDPVHGTRVRAAQERTAFDRWQRQLRPSGPRPGWSVHDVLQWAQEEHDARRSDAAARCLTAVAGPEDRPELLAAAASGPDAARAAALRHLAETGDPDVLDLIEAAATGPAPDLVTQAALTAFERMRSITALDRARLWAQRPDALGDAAAAMLACRGGQYDSGLVLAALRRTVRGEGPDARTLWALVEGAGRLAIGCAAPVLRHIYRETASSHLRGVAAHALAATDPSFAAGFAVECLWDCEESTRELAARHAATADSRVVDQLRRLAADPVEEAEVQTAVRSRFAPDA; this is encoded by the coding sequence ATGTTCGATCCAGACATAGCGCCCAGCGGCACCCTGCTCGGCCTCCTGCAGCGAGGCCGCGGCGACGGGACCCTGCATGCCCTCGCCGCGCCGCGGGCCGAGGCGCTCGCGGCACTGCACCACTGCGTGCTGCGCGACCCCCGCCGCGACTGGCAGGTCGAGAACCGCTCGCTGTACTACGCCCGGCTCTGCCTGGACCTGCGCGCCGACCTCGGAGAAATCGAACAGCACCTGTTTCACCCCGACGATCTACTGGACACCGCGGAGGAGCGCACCGGGCTCGCCCTGTCCGTTCTCGGCCATCTCGCCAGCTACGGCCGCGACGACGCCCTGCTGCTCCTGCGCCGCTACGCCGCCACCGGCGCGAACTGGGCCTGGGCCCTGGACGAGCTGGCCCTGCGCGACGACGACACCGCCCTGCGCGCCCTCGGCCCCGCCGTGCTCGCCCGTTTCCCCTGTACCCCGGACGGCGACGCGGAGCTGGCCGCCGCCGCCCGCGGCGCCTACGAGCCCCGCCCCTGGCGGCTGTGGGCCGACGACCCCGTCCACGGCACGCGGGTCCGCGCCGCACAGGAACGCACCGCGTTCGACCGCTGGCAGCGCCAGCTGCGCCCCTCCGGCCCGCGCCCCGGCTGGAGCGTCCACGACGTCCTGCAGTGGGCGCAGGAGGAGCACGACGCCCGCCGCTCCGACGCGGCCGCCCGCTGCCTGACCGCCGTGGCCGGCCCCGAGGACCGCCCCGAACTGCTCGCCGCAGCCGCCTCGGGCCCCGACGCGGCACGCGCCGCCGCGCTGCGCCACCTCGCCGAGACCGGCGACCCCGACGTCCTCGACCTCATCGAGGCCGCGGCCACCGGCCCCGCCCCGGACCTGGTGACCCAGGCGGCCCTGACCGCGTTCGAGCGCATGCGCAGCATCACCGCCCTGGACCGCGCCCGCCTCTGGGCCCAGCGGCCCGACGCGCTCGGCGACGCGGCCGCCGCGATGCTCGCCTGCCGCGGCGGCCAGTACGACTCCGGCCTGGTCCTCGCGGCACTGCGCAGGACCGTCCGCGGCGAGGGCCCCGACGCCCGGACCCTGTGGGCCCTCGTCGAAGGCGCCGGACGGCTGGCCATCGGCTGCGCGGCCCCCGTCCTGCGGCACATCTACCGCGAGACCGCCTCCTCCCACCTGCGCGGCGTCGCGGCCCACGCCCTCGCCGCCACCGACCCCTCCTTCGCCGCGGGCTTCGCCGTCGAGTGCCTGTGGGACTGCGAGGAGAGCACCCGCGAACTGGCCGCCCGCCACGCCGCCACCGCCGACTCCCGCGTCGTGGACCAGCTCCGCAGACTGGCCGCGGACCCGGTGGAGGAGGCGGAGGTCCAGACGGCGGTACGCAGCCGCTTCGCCCCGGACGCGTAG
- a CDS encoding carboxymuconolactone decarboxylase family protein, giving the protein MDARLNFFADPTAGKVLKYLMSAGKALKDSPLPDATQELVSLRVSQINGCAVCLDMHTKEAAAAGETSVRLNLVAAWREATVFTEAERAALELAEEGTRVADAAGGVSDEVWANAAEHYDEEQLTALVILISFMNMANRMNVITQQPAGDYVPGQFH; this is encoded by the coding sequence ATGGACGCCCGACTGAACTTCTTCGCCGACCCGACCGCCGGCAAGGTCCTCAAGTACCTCATGTCGGCGGGCAAGGCGCTCAAGGACTCGCCGCTGCCGGACGCGACGCAGGAGCTGGTTTCGCTTCGCGTGAGTCAGATCAACGGCTGCGCCGTCTGCCTCGACATGCACACCAAAGAAGCCGCCGCTGCCGGTGAGACCTCGGTGCGGCTGAACCTGGTCGCGGCGTGGCGCGAGGCCACGGTCTTCACGGAGGCCGAGCGCGCCGCGCTGGAGCTGGCGGAGGAGGGGACCCGGGTCGCGGACGCGGCCGGTGGGGTCAGCGACGAGGTCTGGGCGAATGCCGCCGAGCACTACGACGAGGAGCAGCTCACCGCCCTGGTGATCCTGATCTCCTTCATGAACATGGCGAACCGGATGAACGTCATCACCCAGCAGCCGGCCGGCGACTACGTGCCCGGGCAGTTCCACTGA